The proteins below come from a single Nostoc sp. KVJ3 genomic window:
- a CDS encoding glutamate-5-semialdehyde dehydrogenase, translating into MTIINIATPLIAIAGQTREAASKLAILSTEAKNQAIVAIAQALESARDEILQANIADCKAADAEGIPKPLYKRLELDEHKLRDAIAGVRDVGKLDDPVGKVQIHRELDTGLTLKRITCPLGVLGIIFEARPEAAIQIVSLAIKSGNGVILKCGKEAVRSCEAIVKAIKQGLSYTAVNPDAVQLLTTREQTVELLKLDKYVDLIIPRGSNSFVRFVQENTRIPVLGHADGICHLYIDKSADISKAVPITVDAKAQYPAVCNAIETLLVHQSIATEFLPKVADALQARHVELRGDKRTLEILPNIVAATDIDWETEYSDFILSIKIVDSVEGAIAHINEYGSRHTDAIISEDLTSVETFLGLVNSANIFHNCSTRFADGFRYGFGAEVGVSTQQMSPRGPVGLEGLVTYKYQIAGDGHIVATYIGANAKAFTHKDL; encoded by the coding sequence ATGACTATTATTAACATTGCTACTCCCCTAATTGCGATCGCAGGGCAAACCCGCGAAGCTGCAAGTAAGCTGGCTATTCTCTCCACTGAGGCAAAAAATCAGGCGATTGTTGCGATCGCTCAGGCTTTAGAATCAGCTAGAGATGAAATTTTACAAGCAAATATTGCTGATTGTAAAGCTGCTGATGCGGAAGGGATTCCCAAACCACTTTATAAGCGCTTGGAGTTGGATGAACATAAATTAAGAGATGCGATCGCAGGGGTACGAGATGTAGGTAAGCTAGACGATCCAGTAGGTAAAGTCCAAATTCACCGCGAACTTGACACAGGTTTGACTCTCAAACGAATTACTTGTCCTTTAGGAGTTTTAGGGATTATTTTTGAAGCACGTCCAGAAGCGGCGATTCAAATTGTCTCTCTGGCTATCAAATCAGGAAATGGTGTAATCCTCAAATGTGGAAAGGAAGCGGTGCGTTCTTGCGAAGCGATAGTCAAGGCAATTAAACAAGGCTTATCTTATACTGCTGTTAATCCTGATGCGGTACAGTTGCTAACAACTAGAGAACAAACTGTAGAACTTTTGAAATTAGATAAATATGTGGATTTAATTATTCCTAGAGGTTCTAATTCTTTTGTCAGATTTGTACAGGAAAATACACGGATTCCTGTACTAGGTCACGCCGATGGGATTTGTCATCTTTATATAGATAAATCCGCCGATATTTCTAAAGCAGTTCCGATTACGGTTGATGCCAAAGCACAATATCCGGCTGTTTGTAATGCAATTGAAACTTTGCTAGTTCACCAGTCTATTGCTACCGAGTTTTTACCAAAAGTTGCCGATGCTTTGCAAGCCCGCCATGTAGAATTAAGAGGCGATAAGCGCACTTTAGAAATTTTGCCTAATATTGTAGCAGCAACAGATATAGACTGGGAAACAGAATATAGCGATTTTATTTTGTCGATTAAAATTGTAGACTCTGTAGAAGGTGCGATCGCTCATATTAACGAATATGGTTCTCGTCATACTGATGCGATTATTTCTGAAGATTTAACGTCTGTTGAAACTTTCTTGGGACTTGTTAATTCAGCCAATATATTCCATAATTGTTCTACCCGATTTGCTGATGGCTTCCGCTATGGTTTCGGTGCAGAAGTAGGGGTTAGTACGCAACAAATGTCTCCCCGCGGCCCAGTTGGTTTAGAAGGATTAGTAACATACAAATATCAAATTGCTGGCGATGGTCATATTGTAGCCACTTACATTGGGGCGAATGCTAAAGCCTTTACTCATAAGGATTTATAG
- a CDS encoding iron uptake porin yields MAKYLLASASGMGFLCLIAWLSPVQALPSLEIADQNLTVNQDDGSHQKNDSHQGNLANNISSELPIANESDKNISSVNQQQKNQNLGLDYAVNSEQEIIPQSTNASPSSDKLAQVTSVSQLSDVQPTDWAFQALQSLVERYGCIAGYPNQTYRGNRAMTRYEFAAGLNACLERINELIATATADLVKKEDLATLQKLQEQFAEELTTLRGRVDAVEARTAKLEANQFSTTTKLNGEVIIAGVGATGGAPNKSDSNIILVNRVRLNLTTSFTGKDLLITGLQAYNFLGGADGQGSLQQSLGLAAPLLSASSARTSFEPQFPGINVNTLSGVGANSIQIYKLLYIFPVANKLTLFAGTAAETSDAFPTITPFYGEGQESISRFAGLNPVVRVSGGTSGTGLASAAGFIYNISPNLDLRALYGSVNANLPEKSATEALPGVSTTPLGGGLFSGSSIVAAQLTFKPSRDLDIGLNYANSYHEINILGTGLISSDIGALAGVAAGTPVTLNSVGGTVTWRLSPKIALSGYGAALFVDASSNSVDASTTFTSWMVGVHFNDLFKSGNNAGIIFGQPLYRTDAGGSAQLTPTGDNRATPYHLEAYYRVKVSDNISITPGAFVLFNPEGNSNNETTTVGVLRTTFTF; encoded by the coding sequence ATGGCAAAATATCTACTAGCTTCTGCTAGTGGGATGGGATTTTTATGTTTAATTGCCTGGTTATCACCTGTGCAAGCCCTTCCTAGTTTAGAAATTGCAGATCAAAACCTAACTGTCAATCAAGATGATGGCAGCCATCAGAAAAATGATTCTCATCAAGGCAATTTAGCAAATAATATTTCCAGTGAATTGCCGATTGCCAATGAGAGTGACAAAAATATCTCCTCAGTCAATCAACAGCAAAAAAATCAAAATTTGGGATTAGATTATGCTGTTAACTCTGAGCAGGAAATAATACCACAATCTACTAATGCATCTCCATCCTCAGACAAACTCGCACAAGTAACATCCGTATCCCAATTATCTGATGTCCAGCCGACCGATTGGGCTTTTCAGGCACTCCAATCTTTAGTTGAGCGCTATGGTTGTATCGCAGGTTATCCCAATCAAACCTATCGCGGAAATCGGGCGATGACTCGCTATGAATTTGCTGCTGGGTTAAATGCTTGTTTAGAACGAATCAACGAACTAATTGCGACTGCAACTGCTGATTTAGTCAAGAAAGAAGATTTAGCCACGTTGCAGAAACTACAAGAACAATTTGCCGAGGAATTGACAACATTGCGGGGTCGAGTAGATGCTGTAGAAGCTCGCACAGCAAAACTAGAAGCAAATCAATTTTCTACGACTACTAAACTTAATGGAGAGGTAATTATTGCTGGTGTTGGTGCTACCGGTGGCGCTCCTAATAAAAGCGACTCGAACATCATCCTAGTCAATAGAGTGCGGTTAAATCTCACCACTAGCTTTACTGGTAAAGATTTATTAATTACTGGATTGCAAGCCTATAACTTTTTGGGTGGAGCCGATGGACAAGGTAGCTTGCAACAAAGTTTAGGATTAGCTGCGCCGCTTTTAAGTGCGAGTAGCGCCCGTACCAGTTTTGAGCCACAATTTCCAGGAATAAATGTCAATACTTTGTCGGGTGTAGGCGCAAACAGTATTCAGATTTACAAATTGCTGTACATCTTTCCCGTCGCTAATAAATTAACCTTGTTTGCGGGTACTGCGGCGGAAACATCAGATGCTTTCCCAACAATTACACCTTTTTATGGTGAAGGACAAGAGTCAATTTCTCGTTTTGCCGGCTTAAATCCTGTAGTCAGGGTTTCTGGTGGAACTTCGGGTACTGGTTTGGCATCGGCGGCAGGATTTATTTATAATATTTCCCCGAATTTGGATTTAAGAGCTTTATACGGCAGCGTAAATGCCAATTTACCCGAAAAATCTGCTACTGAAGCACTACCAGGAGTTTCTACTACACCTTTGGGCGGAGGTTTATTTAGTGGGAGTAGTATTGTTGCCGCACAGTTAACCTTTAAACCCAGTCGTGACTTAGATATTGGTCTAAACTATGCCAATAGTTATCATGAAATCAATATTTTAGGTACTGGATTAATTAGTAGTGATATCGGTGCTTTAGCAGGGGTTGCAGCTGGGACACCGGTTACACTCAACTCTGTTGGGGGTACGGTAACATGGCGATTGTCTCCCAAAATAGCCTTATCTGGCTACGGTGCAGCACTATTTGTTGATGCTTCTTCTAATAGCGTGGATGCTTCCACCACCTTTACAAGTTGGATGGTGGGAGTTCACTTCAATGATTTATTCAAGTCAGGGAACAATGCCGGGATTATTTTTGGTCAACCGCTTTACCGTACTGACGCTGGTGGTTCTGCTCAACTTACCCCCACAGGCGACAATCGGGCGACTCCTTACCATTTAGAAGCTTATTACCGCGTTAAAGTTAGCGATAATATCAGCATTACCCCTGGTGCGTTTGTTCTCTTTAACCCAGAAGGTAACAGCAACAATGAAACTACGACTGTAGGTGTCCTTCGGACTACTTTTACATTTTAA